The following nucleotide sequence is from Thermodesulfobacteriota bacterium.
GATGAGGAAGAAGCCGCGGACGACCTCACCGGTGTGAGTGTAGTACCTGCCCGGCTCCACTGCGCCGAGTATAAGGCCGGCCAGGACCATAAGGCCCCATATGGCGAGCGACACCAGCGCACCCCTAATAACCCAGTTGGTGACCCCGTCTCCCGGCAGTACGGCCAGGAACCCTCCCACGACACTGCCGAAGAGCGTACCCGCGAGCGCGAATGCCAGCGCCTCGCTTACGAGTCCCATCTCCATGTAGGCCCGGCCCGAAGCCCAGCTAAAAACAAAGAGGACCGTGCCCCAGAGGAGCCCTCCGAGGGCGCCGCATATAACGCCCCTTTTGATCTCCATACTTGTCCCTCTCTTAGTGGCAGGCAAGCCCGACGGCGTGCCTGAAACCGTGGAACGCGTCGTGCGCCGCCGTGGACAGACTCTCGGGGCCGAACGCTACGAGCACCATCCCGCACGCCGTAAGCGTCAGCACCGCGCCCCATAGAAGCGCACGCCCCCTGTCTGCTATTGCCGTTTCT
It contains:
- a CDS encoding CbtB-domain containing protein encodes the protein MERLAVKETAIADRGRALLWGAVLTLTACGMVLVAFGPESLSTAAHDAFHGFRHAVGLACH